The proteins below are encoded in one region of Maribacter aestuarii:
- a CDS encoding AAA family ATPase: MNKDIQKLINDFYEHDYILNEELATSIFLLKNLEKPLLLEGNPGVGKTMLAKTLAEHLRTNLIRLQCYEGLDVSTTIYEWNYQKQLLHIKLFEQEEDKLALQNQIFGMEYVLQRPLLQAISADKPVVLLIDEIDRADEEFEAYLLELLSDFQISIPELGTIKAKSKPLVILTSNRTRELSDALRRRCLYHWVDFPSKMGEINIIAKKLPNIDEALATQVVTFIHNLRKSSLHKPPGIAESLDWAKTLLLMNQKNITDEIVKTTIGSVLKHKDDVEFVRNKSVQEFLAPIH; encoded by the coding sequence TTGAACAAAGACATTCAAAAACTCATAAACGATTTTTATGAGCACGACTATATTTTAAATGAAGAATTGGCAACTTCAATATTTTTATTGAAAAATCTTGAGAAACCACTACTATTAGAGGGGAATCCGGGAGTTGGGAAGACTATGTTGGCCAAAACATTGGCCGAACATTTGAGAACCAATTTAATTCGTTTACAATGTTACGAAGGTTTGGATGTCAGCACCACCATTTACGAGTGGAATTACCAAAAACAATTGCTTCATATTAAACTTTTTGAGCAAGAGGAGGATAAACTGGCGCTCCAAAATCAAATTTTTGGAATGGAGTACGTTTTGCAACGACCTTTATTACAAGCTATCAGTGCTGATAAACCCGTGGTTTTATTAATTGATGAAATCGATAGGGCAGATGAAGAGTTTGAAGCCTATTTACTGGAGTTGCTCTCTGATTTCCAAATTAGTATTCCTGAATTAGGGACCATAAAAGCAAAATCAAAACCATTGGTTATTTTGACTTCCAATCGAACTCGAGAATTAAGTGATGCTTTAAGACGGCGCTGTTTGTATCATTGGGTTGACTTCCCATCTAAAATGGGCGAGATTAATATAATTGCAAAAAAACTTCCGAACATCGATGAAGCTTTGGCAACACAGGTGGTAACCTTTATTCATAATCTTAGGAAGTCAAGTTTACATAAACCTCCTGGAATAGCTGAATCTTTAGATTGGGCAAAAACGCTGTTACTGATGAATCAGAAAAACATTACGGATGAGATTGTGAAAACAACTATTGGAAGTGTTCTTAAGCATAAGGATGATGTGGAGTTTGTACGAAACAAATCCGTTCAAGAGTTTTTAGCTCCAATACATTGA
- a CDS encoding vWA domain-containing protein — protein sequence MQAVEKTFKERLIDFTMYCRERQFMLGPQETRDAFDIAERGYALDRKLFQYSLKAIYCKRKEHFDRFDEMFQRFWSRYYEEKLEQRKKQIKQLKKEKDTATVIFLGTEFKLPKKEVKEREAKETVGANESIRLRMTDFSKVNVSDKEKLEELAEELFHQMSMRFKRRLENSNKGTIDIRNTIRHGVSKGGLLLDLSHKRKRKEKRKVVFILDVSGSMDTYSYYLLRYVMVLKKYFKSLEFFTFSTNLTHVTPLLRQNNEEEVLKQIGKKVHSWSSGTKIGESLTEFLSDYGSKFLSQKHVVVILSDGLETGNVSVLKDAVRTIHRKCKTLVWLNPLKGMVGYQPIQKGMVNVMPHLDAFESAHNLDSLLKLEKLLMDV from the coding sequence ATGCAAGCCGTAGAAAAAACATTCAAAGAACGCCTCATCGACTTTACGATGTATTGTCGAGAACGGCAATTTATGTTGGGACCTCAGGAAACAAGAGATGCCTTCGACATTGCGGAAAGAGGTTATGCCTTGGATAGAAAATTGTTCCAGTACAGTCTAAAGGCGATTTATTGTAAGCGTAAAGAACATTTTGATCGTTTTGATGAGATGTTTCAACGTTTTTGGAGTAGGTATTATGAAGAGAAATTAGAGCAGCGAAAAAAGCAAATCAAACAACTTAAAAAGGAAAAAGATACCGCAACGGTTATTTTTTTAGGAACGGAATTCAAACTTCCCAAAAAGGAAGTGAAGGAGCGTGAGGCAAAAGAAACCGTTGGTGCTAATGAAAGCATTCGTTTACGAATGACTGATTTTTCTAAGGTAAATGTATCCGACAAGGAGAAGCTAGAAGAATTGGCAGAAGAGCTTTTTCATCAAATGAGTATGCGTTTCAAGCGAAGGCTTGAAAACTCGAACAAAGGTACTATTGACATCCGAAATACCATTCGCCATGGGGTTTCCAAAGGAGGTTTGTTATTGGACCTATCCCATAAAAGAAAACGCAAAGAGAAGCGCAAAGTAGTTTTTATATTGGATGTCAGTGGCTCTATGGATACCTATAGTTATTACTTATTACGTTATGTTATGGTGTTAAAAAAGTATTTTAAAAGCCTAGAGTTCTTTACCTTTAGTACAAACTTGACCCATGTTACTCCTTTGTTACGGCAGAATAATGAAGAAGAAGTTCTAAAGCAAATAGGAAAAAAGGTGCATTCTTGGTCCAGTGGCACAAAAATCGGAGAATCGCTAACAGAATTTCTTTCCGATTACGGAAGTAAATTTCTAAGTCAAAAACATGTAGTGGTCATTTTGAGTGACGGACTCGAAACGGGAAATGTAAGCGTGCTGAAAGATGCCGTAAGAACGATACACAGAAAATGCAAGACCTTAGTATGGTTGAATCCTTTAAAAGGAATGGTTGGTTATCAGCCCATCCAAAAAGGAATGGTTAACGTGATGCCCCATTTAGATGCGTTTGAATCAGCACATAACCTGGATAGCCTATTAAAATTGGAAAAATTATTGATGGATGTTTAA
- a CDS encoding XdhC family protein yields MFNELALQIEKHLAQGSNFAIAQVVDRIAPSSGKIGDKAIILETGELIGWIGGGCVRGIVIKEALDVIRNKRYRRVRISPQGGTRETASFKEYVMSCQSKGTLEIMIEPVIPQPELIVVGKSNIARKLVQMASVADFRVSVMASNADVQMFPSVNSLYYRVDFKVFKNFSNTYIIITTQGEDDESSVKKALETSAKYVGFVASRKKAEDIKSYLKAEGITDKRIGQLRSPVGLDINAKLASEVAISILADVIEDFRKEQTNGVSCCGSTSAAATEPMVNDKFVEDYYINPVCNVPVSKKTRSMF; encoded by the coding sequence ATGTTTAACGAACTCGCCTTACAGATAGAGAAACACTTGGCGCAAGGATCTAATTTTGCCATAGCTCAAGTGGTGGACCGTATAGCTCCAAGTTCAGGTAAGATAGGGGATAAGGCAATTATTTTGGAAACCGGTGAACTTATCGGGTGGATAGGCGGGGGTTGTGTGCGTGGCATTGTTATCAAAGAAGCGTTGGATGTAATAAGAAATAAACGCTACCGTCGTGTACGTATTTCACCCCAAGGTGGTACACGTGAAACGGCTTCGTTTAAAGAGTATGTCATGTCCTGTCAAAGTAAAGGAACACTAGAAATTATGATAGAACCTGTAATACCACAACCGGAATTGATTGTAGTAGGAAAGAGTAATATTGCCCGTAAATTGGTGCAAATGGCTTCTGTAGCTGATTTTAGGGTTTCCGTAATGGCGAGCAATGCTGACGTTCAAATGTTTCCCAGTGTAAACAGTCTTTACTACAGGGTAGATTTCAAAGTCTTTAAAAATTTCTCCAATACCTACATAATTATCACTACGCAAGGCGAGGACGATGAATCCTCTGTCAAAAAAGCTTTGGAAACCTCTGCTAAATATGTAGGCTTCGTTGCCAGTCGTAAAAAAGCCGAGGACATAAAATCATATTTGAAAGCAGAAGGCATCACAGACAAGCGTATTGGCCAATTAAGAAGTCCCGTTGGCTTGGATATCAATGCCAAACTGGCGAGTGAGGTCGCGATAAGTATCTTAGCAGATGTCATTGAAGATTTTCGTAAAGAACAAACTAACGGAGTTTCTTGTTGTGGGAGTACATCAGCTGCTGCCACAGAGCCTATGGTTAATGATAAATTTGTAGAGGATTATTATATCAACCCAGTTTGCAACGTGCCGGTCTCCAAAAAAACCCGAAGCATGTTCTAG
- a CDS encoding YHS domain-containing protein, with amino-acid sequence MQRAGLQKNPKHVLEYQGQKVFFCCDGCKVSFEKEPSKYIKT; translated from the coding sequence TTGCAACGTGCCGGTCTCCAAAAAAACCCGAAGCATGTTCTAGAATACCAAGGCCAGAAAGTATTTTTCTGCTGTGATGGTTGTAAAGTCAGTTTTGAGAAAGAGCCTTCAAAGTATATCAAAACGTGA
- a CDS encoding penicillin acylase family protein: MRTLLCLSLLALSISCKESPKNTTLELAVDGLQEQVEIIRDEWGINHIYAKNQHDLFFAQGYAAAADRLFQFEIWRRQATGTVAEILGERELKRDIGTRLFKFRGDMTTEMSHYHENGVEIITAYTNGVNAYIEEILRTPEQLPIEFKILDIQPQKWTPEVVISRHQGLLGNIDEELQVGRSVAKLGVEKTKDLFWFHPKEPNLEIDPAINTSLLDDDILELYHAYRKPVKFEAEDVIPVYKNSTEKETVTSLLEGKNDSLSIGSNNWVVSPSLMEDGNSYMANDPHRTIAIPSLRYMAHLVAPGWNVIGGGEPEIPGISIGHNEYGSWGLTVFETDGEDLYVYELNPENPNQYKYKGEWKDMLVLTETIKVKGKEDYTAQLNYTLHGPVTYIDEENNVAYAMRCAWLEPGGSPYLASLRMDQAQTWEEFRDACNYSHIPGENMVWADKKGNIGWQSVGIAPIRRNFSGLVPVPGDGRYEWDGYLPIIQKPSSYNPDKGYIATANQNVVAEDYDQWDAIAFSWADPYRGERIDEVLNNNPKKLTMEDMKELQTDYLSIPARILAPMLNGLAFGEKASEAKDKLKNWDYRLEANSVPAAIYVAWENQIKKLANEHFIPEAGKGIVPGIQMKRILDWVTEPDSRFGTNPVLNRNTLLSDAFENAVADLEKKLGDDMAKWEYGQDKNKHSYMEHALSSAVNEDTKAKLDLGPLPRGGNSYTPGSTGGNLRQGSGASFRMIVTTGNWDAAEGMNSPGQSGNPDSPFYDNLFEEWANDQYFPVYYSRNKIDSVAVESKLLNPLNK; encoded by the coding sequence ATGAGAACATTACTTTGTTTAAGCTTACTGGCACTTTCCATCTCCTGTAAAGAATCACCAAAGAACACAACCCTGGAGCTGGCTGTGGATGGTCTCCAAGAACAGGTAGAAATAATTCGGGACGAATGGGGCATTAATCATATTTATGCCAAAAATCAACACGACCTATTCTTTGCCCAAGGCTATGCTGCTGCCGCCGACCGTCTTTTTCAATTTGAAATTTGGAGAAGGCAAGCTACGGGTACAGTGGCAGAAATACTTGGGGAACGGGAACTCAAAAGGGATATCGGTACGCGACTCTTTAAGTTTAGAGGTGATATGACTACGGAAATGAGTCATTACCATGAAAACGGAGTAGAAATAATTACGGCATACACAAATGGTGTGAACGCTTACATAGAGGAGATACTCAGAACTCCTGAACAACTTCCTATAGAGTTTAAAATTTTAGATATACAACCACAAAAGTGGACTCCAGAAGTAGTTATTTCCCGACATCAAGGGCTTTTAGGTAATATTGATGAAGAATTACAGGTTGGACGCTCCGTAGCAAAGTTGGGTGTTGAAAAGACAAAGGATTTATTTTGGTTTCATCCTAAAGAACCTAATCTAGAAATTGACCCTGCCATAAATACTTCTTTGTTAGACGATGATATCTTAGAACTATACCATGCCTATAGAAAGCCTGTCAAATTTGAAGCAGAGGATGTCATCCCGGTTTACAAAAATTCAACTGAAAAAGAAACGGTTACCTCCCTTCTGGAGGGCAAGAATGACTCCCTATCCATTGGCAGTAACAATTGGGTTGTAAGTCCCAGCCTTATGGAAGATGGAAATTCCTATATGGCCAATGACCCCCATCGGACCATTGCAATACCATCCCTGCGCTACATGGCTCATTTAGTAGCTCCTGGTTGGAATGTTATTGGTGGCGGCGAACCGGAAATTCCGGGTATTTCCATTGGACATAATGAATATGGTTCATGGGGTCTCACTGTTTTTGAAACGGATGGTGAAGACCTATATGTTTACGAACTGAATCCAGAAAACCCTAACCAATACAAGTATAAAGGAGAATGGAAAGATATGTTAGTCTTAACAGAAACTATAAAGGTTAAGGGAAAGGAAGATTATACAGCCCAGCTAAACTATACGTTGCACGGACCTGTTACATATATTGACGAAGAAAACAATGTGGCTTACGCTATGCGTTGTGCTTGGTTAGAACCGGGTGGTTCACCCTATTTAGCTTCCTTGAGAATGGACCAAGCGCAAACTTGGGAGGAATTCCGTGATGCTTGCAATTATAGTCATATCCCCGGAGAGAATATGGTATGGGCCGATAAAAAAGGAAACATAGGGTGGCAATCGGTTGGTATCGCACCGATAAGAAGAAATTTTAGCGGTCTTGTTCCCGTCCCCGGTGACGGACGCTATGAGTGGGACGGATATTTGCCCATAATACAAAAACCAAGCTCCTACAACCCAGATAAAGGATACATAGCCACAGCGAACCAAAATGTTGTTGCGGAAGATTATGACCAATGGGATGCCATTGCCTTCTCTTGGGCAGACCCCTATCGCGGTGAACGTATAGATGAAGTATTGAATAATAATCCTAAAAAGTTGACTATGGAAGACATGAAAGAGCTACAAACGGATTATCTCTCTATTCCTGCAAGGATATTGGCACCTATGCTTAATGGTTTAGCATTTGGAGAAAAAGCCTCAGAAGCAAAAGACAAATTAAAGAATTGGGATTATAGATTGGAGGCCAATTCAGTCCCTGCGGCCATTTATGTGGCATGGGAAAACCAAATAAAAAAATTGGCGAACGAACACTTTATCCCCGAGGCTGGAAAAGGGATTGTTCCGGGCATTCAAATGAAACGTATTTTGGATTGGGTTACAGAACCAGATTCCCGTTTTGGGACTAATCCCGTTCTTAACAGAAATACGTTATTGAGTGATGCTTTTGAAAATGCAGTAGCAGATTTAGAGAAAAAATTGGGAGATGACATGGCAAAATGGGAGTACGGTCAAGACAAGAACAAACATAGCTATATGGAGCATGCGTTAAGTAGTGCGGTGAATGAGGATACGAAAGCGAAACTAGATCTTGGTCCCCTGCCAAGGGGCGGCAATTCCTATACCCCAGGTTCTACCGGTGGTAACTTGAGACAAGGTAGTGGTGCTTCTTTTCGTATGATCGTAACTACTGGAAATTGGGATGCAGCCGAGGGCATGAATAGTCCCGGGCAATCCGGAAATCCCGATAGTCCTTTTTATGACAATCTTTTTGAGGAGTGGGCGAATGACCAGTATTTTCCTGTGTACTATTCTCGTAATAAAATAGATTCGGTTGCTGTGGAAAGTAAACTACTGAATCCATTAAATAAGTGA
- a CDS encoding amidohydrolase family protein yields the protein MKNIIYILVLIGLCFPGVAQQTPASKQTEPITIEGATAHLGNGEVIESSLIMFEDGKITFVGDSKMKIARKGKVIDATGKHIYPGFIAPAKTLGLVEINAVRASNDQDEIGDLIPHVRSLIAYNAESKVVESMRPNGVLLGQIAPSGGRISGTSSIVQFDAWNWEDAAIKVDDGVHLNWPRSFRQGRWWMGEDRGYQPNKDYAKQVDEVVSFIKNSMAYGKTKPKEVNPAFAAMQGIFAGEQKLYVYADGEKEIIDAINTLKANGAKEVVLVGGYHAYKITDFLKKNNIPVLVQFTHNLPVFDDDDYDLPYKLPKLLVDAGLLVGLQNNEASNFQTRNLPFYAGQVGQQGLDKEKALQLITGNSAKILGIDADYGTLETGKSATLFVSEGDALDMRENQLTHAFIDGRDISLETHQTELWKRYMGKYEGK from the coding sequence ATGAAAAATATAATATACATACTAGTACTAATTGGTCTATGCTTCCCTGGTGTGGCCCAGCAAACCCCTGCTTCCAAACAAACTGAACCAATTACCATTGAAGGTGCAACGGCGCATCTTGGGAATGGTGAAGTCATTGAAAGCTCCTTGATTATGTTCGAGGATGGAAAAATTACTTTCGTGGGCGATTCCAAAATGAAAATTGCGCGGAAAGGCAAGGTGATAGATGCAACTGGAAAGCACATTTATCCAGGTTTCATTGCCCCTGCCAAAACCTTAGGTTTGGTAGAGATAAATGCCGTCAGAGCCAGTAATGATCAAGATGAAATTGGGGATTTAATACCACATGTTCGCAGTTTGATAGCTTATAATGCCGAATCCAAGGTTGTAGAAAGTATGCGTCCAAACGGTGTTTTATTAGGTCAAATTGCCCCCTCTGGTGGACGGATTTCAGGAACCTCGTCCATCGTGCAATTTGACGCATGGAATTGGGAAGATGCAGCTATCAAAGTTGATGACGGGGTTCACCTAAATTGGCCCAGAAGCTTCCGCCAGGGTAGATGGTGGATGGGTGAAGATAGAGGATATCAGCCCAATAAAGACTATGCCAAACAGGTTGATGAAGTAGTAAGCTTCATAAAAAATTCCATGGCATATGGTAAGACAAAACCAAAGGAAGTCAACCCTGCCTTCGCTGCAATGCAAGGAATTTTCGCAGGAGAACAAAAGCTTTACGTTTATGCGGATGGTGAAAAGGAAATAATTGATGCCATCAATACCCTAAAAGCAAATGGCGCAAAGGAGGTCGTATTGGTTGGTGGCTATCATGCATATAAGATAACGGATTTCTTGAAAAAGAATAATATTCCGGTGTTGGTTCAGTTTACCCATAACCTACCCGTTTTTGATGACGATGATTACGACCTCCCCTATAAACTACCGAAACTTTTGGTGGATGCCGGACTTCTGGTAGGACTTCAAAACAATGAAGCATCTAATTTCCAAACCAGGAATTTACCTTTTTATGCCGGACAGGTCGGTCAGCAAGGTTTGGATAAGGAAAAGGCCTTACAGTTGATTACCGGAAACAGTGCGAAGATTCTTGGTATCGATGCGGATTATGGCACCTTGGAGACGGGTAAAAGTGCTACCCTATTCGTTTCTGAGGGAGATGCCTTGGATATGCGGGAAAATCAATTAACACACGCTTTTATTGATGGCAGGGACATTTCATTGGAAACACATCAAACCGAACTTTGGAAAAGGTATATGGGCAAGTACGAAGGTAAATAA
- a CDS encoding amidohydrolase family protein yields MKKSILVLCLFWCSATLFSQDYFPVNDGVKANNNNYTAFTNAKIYVTPSEVIQKGTLLIQNGKVVSAGSSVSIPENTVVVDLSGKSIYPSFIDAYSKFAVEQPKRSPGGGRASQYDAEREGFYWNDHIMPENSAITKYKYDDKAAKELREAGFGVVNSHIQDGIVRGTGVLIALNGEGSDANRILDDRSAQYFSLDKSVLKKQSYPTSLMGALALLRQMYSDADWYSKGNAKTKDRSLEALIENRGLVQIFEAKDKGNALRADKIGDANGVQYVILGGGNEFERIAEIKATNAKYIIPINFPEAYDVSDPYQMSYVSLEDMRFWNQAPTNPKVLAENGVPFSLTTYDLKSMSKFKDNLMKAIEYGLSKTKALEALTTVPAQILGKSSSIGSLKSGSYANFLITSGDIFDKSTTLYENWVQGNKNIVNDMDIKDIRGDYKLTLQGKTFDVAITGEVSKPKVEVKQDTLKLTSKIAYKDNWLTLSFSTDEGDKTYRMIGAVTEDVDNLSGRLLLPDGTESFFSASKTDAFEEKDKEDETAKAPKVMPVTFPNLGYGFASKPKQEDILFKNATVWTSEADGILENTDVLIKNGKIARIGKDLGAGGAKVIDATGKHLTAGIIDEHSHIAALAVNEAGHNSTAEVKMEDVVDPEHMGIYRSLAGGVTSLQLLHGSANPIGGRSAILKLKWGEEADGLIYDNTPKFIKFALGENVKQSNWQSFSRFPQTRMGVEQVFMNYFQRAKEYDDHKKAGKPYRYDEEMEVLAEIINGERFISCHSYVQSEINMMMKVAEKFGFRVNTFTHILEGYKVADKMAEHGVGAGTFSDWWAYKFEVNDAIPYNAAIMQSQGVTVAINSDDREMIRRLNQEAAKTIKYGGMTELEAWKMVTINPAKLLHLDNRVGSIKVGKDADVVLWSGHPMSVYTKAEKTVIEGITYFDLEKDKQQREAIKEERNELVKMMLEEKAGGSKMQGPKQSVKRNFTCESL; encoded by the coding sequence ATGAAAAAAAGCATTTTGGTACTATGCCTATTTTGGTGTAGTGCAACTCTCTTTTCACAAGACTATTTTCCAGTAAATGATGGTGTAAAGGCTAACAATAACAATTACACCGCTTTCACCAATGCCAAAATTTATGTCACCCCTTCTGAAGTCATACAGAAAGGTACATTATTGATACAAAATGGCAAGGTCGTATCCGCTGGTTCAAGCGTTTCCATACCTGAAAATACCGTAGTCGTGGATTTATCTGGAAAATCAATTTATCCCTCATTTATAGATGCATATTCAAAGTTTGCCGTGGAACAACCTAAAAGAAGCCCTGGCGGTGGTAGAGCATCTCAATATGATGCGGAACGTGAAGGTTTTTACTGGAACGATCATATAATGCCGGAAAATTCGGCCATCACCAAGTATAAATATGATGATAAGGCTGCCAAGGAACTACGTGAGGCCGGTTTTGGGGTTGTGAATTCACATATTCAAGATGGTATAGTAAGAGGAACCGGGGTGCTCATTGCTTTAAACGGAGAAGGCTCGGACGCCAATCGTATTTTGGATGACCGTTCCGCTCAATACTTTTCTTTGGACAAAAGTGTCTTGAAGAAGCAATCTTACCCCACTTCACTCATGGGAGCTTTGGCTCTCTTACGACAAATGTATAGTGATGCGGATTGGTATTCAAAAGGTAATGCTAAAACAAAAGACCGCTCTCTGGAAGCTCTAATCGAAAACAGGGGACTGGTTCAAATTTTTGAGGCAAAGGATAAGGGCAATGCTTTGCGTGCCGATAAGATTGGGGACGCCAACGGAGTTCAATATGTCATATTGGGTGGCGGAAACGAATTTGAGCGTATTGCTGAAATCAAGGCCACCAACGCCAAGTACATTATCCCAATCAATTTTCCGGAAGCCTATGACGTATCGGACCCGTATCAAATGAGTTACGTTTCATTAGAGGATATGAGATTCTGGAACCAGGCACCGACCAATCCCAAAGTCCTAGCGGAAAATGGAGTTCCTTTCTCTCTGACTACGTACGACCTTAAATCCATGTCCAAGTTTAAGGACAATTTAATGAAAGCTATTGAATATGGTCTCTCCAAGACCAAGGCCTTGGAGGCGTTGACCACGGTTCCTGCACAAATTCTTGGAAAATCAAGCTCAATCGGGTCTTTAAAGTCGGGCAGCTATGCCAACTTTCTGATTACTTCCGGAGATATTTTTGACAAGTCTACTACCCTTTATGAAAATTGGGTACAAGGCAACAAAAATATTGTCAACGATATGGACATAAAGGATATCCGTGGAGATTATAAGCTTACGTTACAAGGAAAAACTTTTGATGTCGCCATAACTGGTGAAGTTTCTAAACCCAAGGTAGAGGTAAAACAAGATACCCTTAAATTGACTTCCAAAATTGCTTATAAGGATAATTGGCTTACGCTATCCTTCTCAACAGACGAGGGAGATAAAACTTATAGAATGATAGGTGCCGTCACCGAAGATGTAGATAACCTATCCGGGCGACTCCTATTACCGGATGGAACAGAAAGTTTCTTTTCGGCGTCAAAAACAGATGCTTTTGAAGAAAAAGATAAAGAAGATGAAACGGCCAAGGCCCCTAAGGTAATGCCTGTTACCTTTCCTAATCTAGGTTATGGATTTGCTTCTAAGCCTAAACAAGAAGATATATTGTTCAAGAATGCGACCGTTTGGACCAGTGAAGCCGATGGTATCCTTGAAAATACCGATGTGCTGATAAAAAATGGTAAAATAGCAAGAATAGGTAAGGATTTAGGTGCTGGGGGGGCTAAAGTGATAGATGCCACTGGAAAACATTTAACGGCGGGAATTATAGACGAGCATAGTCATATTGCTGCTTTGGCCGTGAACGAGGCAGGCCACAATAGCACTGCCGAAGTAAAGATGGAAGATGTAGTAGATCCCGAACATATGGGTATTTACAGATCACTTGCCGGAGGCGTAACTTCATTGCAATTATTACACGGATCCGCTAATCCAATTGGAGGAAGGTCCGCCATCCTTAAATTAAAATGGGGTGAAGAGGCCGATGGGCTCATCTACGACAACACCCCTAAGTTTATAAAATTTGCTCTGGGCGAGAATGTAAAGCAATCCAATTGGCAGAGCTTTTCCAGGTTTCCTCAGACCCGTATGGGGGTGGAACAAGTCTTCATGAACTACTTTCAACGAGCCAAGGAATATGATGATCATAAGAAAGCCGGTAAGCCCTATCGTTATGATGAGGAAATGGAGGTATTGGCCGAAATTATTAACGGTGAGCGCTTTATAAGCTGTCATTCGTACGTACAAAGTGAGATTAATATGATGATGAAGGTCGCAGAGAAATTTGGTTTCCGTGTGAATACGTTCACCCATATTTTAGAAGGTTATAAGGTAGCCGATAAAATGGCAGAACATGGCGTAGGTGCTGGAACGTTTAGTGATTGGTGGGCCTATAAGTTTGAGGTGAACGATGCCATTCCTTACAATGCGGCCATCATGCAATCACAAGGCGTTACCGTAGCCATTAATAGTGACGACCGTGAAATGATAAGAAGATTGAATCAAGAAGCCGCCAAAACCATAAAATATGGTGGGATGACCGAACTGGAAGCTTGGAAAATGGTCACAATAAATCCAGCAAAATTATTGCATTTAGATAATCGTGTTGGTAGTATTAAAGTAGGTAAGGATGCCGATGTTGTGCTATGGTCGGGCCATCCGATGTCCGTTTACACGAAAGCGGAAAAAACCGTGATTGAAGGAATTACCTATTTTGATTTAGAAAAGGACAAACAGCAGCGCGAGGCCATAAAAGAAGAACGCAACGAACTGGTAAAAATGATGTTGGAAGAAAAGGCCGGAGGTTCAAAAATGCAAGGACCAAAACAGAGCGTAAAAAGGAATTTTACGTGTGAAAGCCTTTAA
- a CDS encoding DUF3810 domain-containing protein produces MKISLKTGIALSLLPQILLVRWLATKPEWVENYYSQGIYPVTSRAFRFLFGWIPFSVGDIIYLSLTIVALAYIYRNRRSILINKISFLRDVIMVLSIAYFTFNLMWGLNYYRQPLSNTLALKESTDYEELVSFTKSLIAKTNALQNKIAGDSISPINIPYSKSKIFQKSLEGYTHLSNEYPFLEYRTPSVKKSLFNTGLSYMGYAGYLNPFTNEAQVNGLLPNFRFPVVTGHEMAHQLGYSAENETNFIGYLVTASNSDIYFQYAAYSYGLGYCLNDIRRRDIAMFDALLEDLNGGVKLNFQEMSDFWANYENPTEPVFKSIFNSFLKANNQSKGIQSYNAVVSLLVAYHKQHPL; encoded by the coding sequence ATGAAGATATCCCTCAAAACTGGTATTGCACTCTCCCTTTTACCCCAAATACTACTTGTTAGATGGTTGGCGACTAAACCTGAATGGGTCGAAAATTATTATAGTCAAGGTATTTATCCGGTAACATCAAGAGCTTTTCGGTTTTTGTTCGGATGGATTCCATTTTCAGTAGGAGACATCATTTATTTATCATTGACCATAGTTGCGCTAGCCTATATCTACCGAAACAGGCGCTCTATCCTAATCAACAAAATATCTTTTTTACGAGATGTAATCATGGTTCTTTCCATAGCATATTTCACTTTTAATCTTATGTGGGGGTTAAACTATTATCGCCAACCACTCTCCAATACTTTAGCACTAAAGGAGTCCACAGATTACGAAGAACTGGTCTCCTTTACTAAATCGTTAATAGCCAAAACGAACGCCCTTCAAAACAAAATAGCCGGAGATTCTATTAGCCCAATTAACATACCCTACTCTAAATCAAAAATATTCCAAAAAAGTTTGGAAGGCTATACCCATTTATCCAATGAATATCCTTTTTTGGAATATAGAACACCGAGCGTAAAAAAATCTTTATTTAACACAGGACTATCCTATATGGGGTATGCGGGGTATCTAAATCCGTTCACCAATGAGGCCCAGGTAAATGGATTACTTCCCAATTTTAGATTTCCAGTGGTGACCGGTCATGAAATGGCACATCAGCTAGGCTATTCCGCGGAAAACGAAACTAACTTTATAGGGTATCTGGTCACGGCCAGTAATTCTGACATATATTTCCAATATGCGGCCTATTCCTATGGTCTTGGATATTGTTTAAACGATATTAGAAGAAGGGACATTGCTATGTTCGATGCCCTTTTAGAAGACCTAAATGGAGGCGTAAAGCTCAATTTTCAAGAGATGAGCGACTTCTGGGCCAATTATGAAAATCCGACGGAGCCTGTATTCAAATCTATTTTCAATTCTTTTTTAAAGGCCAATAACCAATCCAAAGGAATACAGAGTTATAATGCGGTTGTATCGCTACTAGTTGCTTATCACAAGCAACATCCGCTTTAA